The Ascochyta rabiei chromosome 15, complete sequence genome window below encodes:
- a CDS encoding Glycerate 2-kinase, translating to MLPASGDTCDAAFVPDTRACHTKLPILRTLKTFNLPPQQADEISLSASILLITPTSEILGGHSLRILIAPSGFKESLGPEHVADAIEAGCRKVLDERSVVICKLPLHDGGEGFARALVAAHGGTITNQTVIGPIGLPVQSHIGFINDNKTAVLDMAAAAGLRLVPKESRNPTVTTTYGVGELMMKALDAGCTKIIIGCGDSGTSDGGAGMLQALGVRLLDVNGQELPKADGGRALSRLDKICWCSIHPRLRKDAVERVEIEAVCNIKNVLCGSKGVARVYGPQKGATPEQVGLLAAALYQLAQVAQKTLKRDVSSAPGSGASGGLGAGLMMLGARLRARSDAINEYFEFDRVFEKQWDFVITAEGSLDSQSTQGKMTTEIARRAKGCGAQVVALAGTIGEGADGCYGAGIKAFTSIMRGPLTLEEAISQTENLVEDGAEKVVRMIMVGMALGKRHRR from the exons ATGCTTCCAGCCAGCGGCGATACCTGTGATGCAGCTTTTGTGCCAGATACCCGAGCTTGTCACACAAAGCTGCCGATACTTCGCACTCTGAAGACCTTCAATCTCCCACCTCAACAGGCCGATGAAATCTCGCTTTCAGCATCCATACTCTTGATAACACCCACATCAGAAATCCTCGGTGGACATTCACTCAGAATTCTGATCGCTCCTTCTGGATTCAAAGAGAGCCTCGGCCCAGAGCATGTAGCAGACGCCATTGAGGCTGGTTGCAGGAAGGTCCTGGACGAGAGGTCTGTCGTCATATGCAAACTTCCTCTGCACGATGGAGGAGAAGGCTTTGCTCGTGCTCTGGTAGCGGCTCATGGCGGTACAATTACCAACCAGACTGTGATAGGTCCTATCGGGCTACCGGTGCAGTCACACATAGGCTTTATTAATGATAACAAGACAGCGGTTCTGGACATGGCTGCAGCTGCCGGACTCCGTCTTGTTCCCAAAGAGTCTCGCAATCCTACCGTGACCACCACATATGGAGTTGGAGAGTTGATGATGAAAGCGCTGGACGCCGGGTGCACCAAGATCATCATTGGATGCGGAGATTCAGGAACTTCCGATGGTGGTGCGGGTATGCTTCAAGCCCTCGGCGTTCGTCTTCTAGACGTAAATGGTCAGGAGCTTCCTAAAGCAGACGGAGGTCGAGCGCTCTCACGCCTGGACAAGATCTGTTGGTGTAGTATTCACCCACGATTGCGCAAAGATGCAG TCGAGAGAGTTGAGATCGAAGCTGTATGCAACATCAAGAATGTCCTCTGCGGCTCTAAAGGTGTTGCACGAGTATACGGTCCACAAAAAGGTGCAACTCCAGAACAAGTGGGCTTGCTTGCAGCAGCTTTGTACCAACTGGCACAAGTTGCACAGAAGACGCTGAAAAGAGACGTCTCGAGCGCTCCTGGAAGCGGCGCCAGCGGAGGGCTTGGGGCTGGCTTGATGATGCTTGGCGCCAGGCTGCGGGCTCGAAGCGATGCTATCAATGAGTACTTCGAGTTCGACCGCGTCTTTGAGAAGCAGTGGGACTTTGTCATCACTGCTGAAGGAAGTCTGGACTCCCAGTCGACCCAAGGTAAGATGACGACAGAGATTGCTCGCCGAGCGAAGGGATGCGGAGCGCAAGTTGTTGCGCTCGCTGGAACCATCGGAGAGGGAGCGGACGGTTGCTACGGGGCAGGTATCAAAGCCTTCACAAGCATCATGAGAGGCCCTCTCACGCTAGAAGAAGCAATCTCACAGACTGAAAATCTAGTGGAGGATGGCGCCGAGAAGGTTGTGAGAATGATCATGGTCGGGATGGCTCTTGGCAAGAGGCACCGCCGCTAG
- a CDS encoding Phosphate metabolism transcription protein has translation MPSIADELPSLSDALESLHKASRTPAKQRAVKVSGVVDTICRHAFADGLDEDALETVVHIAARKTELDQTSVTTLVKNLYPAQRVSGHVIITIVAALGQGKGKPAPGTQDSLVRWLILVHEIIDDASVLSRLYGVLFGMLDTISIRTSLCHLLSLITRRKHVKPFRIQQLLELSRGLGNEPPLQGLLRVYKDYYPDIILGNASTSRKSFAPQPDAEWRARVLTIRETLTAADTFISEQHNGFKVARHGPKKAMASGIPDVHTYFATESSVTLEGIDDVQSFVERLDRIEPPGQLISFLTDPLLQKFVELRPTPILSARAGLWLATCLEEQVNLAGRNAEDLAFSARLFDGLLRHAQYSKTLLPMVPIFLKEFLSTWNGHEHADVVLALLAYIPGNSFKDLYSEYFLIAEQILSRVSPSSCTLLVSFYTTLLQHRVSALAQQRPIQHQPAPSSPEQHFVKDLVAHVATFSTSLALSLPPDAGAELTSSILSCWELLSTSSKPHVIPIILPPMHLIYHLLQSSSADVVSRICGIIGNYKQAFDEHPRPVKHYYPSEVTDGLNWCLRDIYNFFWVARGLVVADQKSVGMHCDPGLRSSLNDYLSGLDRGYAIGHAFGLSNNAWLASMSSAAWHALEEQEIDREGYDRGGIRWHKGPVSQQSLAILKNGGVNVDWEGASGYKVFVLNWLAERGLGGLRELMFATVTDLRAGQTGS, from the exons ATGCCATCCATCGCTG ATGAGCTGCCTTCGCTCAGCGACGCGCTAGAGTCGTTGCATAAGG CGTCACGAACTCCCGCAAAGCAGCGAGCCGTGAAAGTATCCGGGGTGGTTGACACCATCTGCCGACACGCGTTTGCCGATGGTTTAGATGAGGATGCTCTTGAGACGGTCGTACACATTGCGGCAAGGAAGACTGAATTAGATCAAACGAGTGTAACAACGTTGGTCAAGAATCTGTATCCGGCGCAACGAGTATCTGGCCATGTCATTATTACTATCGTGGCTGCACTGGGCCAGGGCAAAGGCAAACCTGCACCAGGCACGCAGGATAGCCTTGTGAGGTGGCTTATATTGGTTCACGAGATCATCGATGATGCCAGTGTCCTCTCTCGACTATATGGCGTTCTTTTTGGGATGTTGGACACCATCAGTATTAG GACATCTCTGTGTCACCTGCTGTCCTTGATCACTCGGAGGAAGCATGTGAAACCGTTCAGAATACAGCAACT ACTTGAATTATCCCGCGGTCTTGGTAACGAACCTCCGCTTCAGGGTCTTCTCCGCGTTTACAAAGACTACTATCCGGACATCATCCTCGGAAACGCATCCACGAGCCGAAAGTCGTTTGCACCG CAACCTGATGCGGAGTGGCGAGCGAGGGTGTTGACAATCCGAGAGACTCTCACGGCAGCCGACACGTTCATATCTGAACAACACAACGGCTTCAAGGTCGCTCGGCACGGGCCAAAGAAGGCCATGGCATCAGGCATACCTGACGTTCACACCTATTTTGCCACCGAG AGCTCCGTAACTCTCGAGGGCATTGATGACGTCCAGTCCTTTGTGGAGAGGCTGGACAGGATCGAGCCCCCTGGTCAGCTAATCTCTTTTCTGACAGATCCACTTCTACAGAAGTTTGTCGAGCTGAGACCAACTCCTATTTTGTCTGCACGAGCCGGGTTGTGGCTTGCGACCTGCCTCGAAGAGCAAGTCAATCTGGCTGGTCGCAATGCTGAGGATCTCGCCTTCTCGGCCAGATTGTTCGATGGACTTCTGAGACATGCACAGTATTCCAAG ACTCTGCTTCCCATGGTACCAATCTTCTTGAAGGAGTTCCTTTCAACCTGGAATGGCCACGAACATGCCGATGTTGTTCTTGCGCTGCTTGCGTACATTCCTGGGAACTCCTTCAAAGACCTATATTCCGAGTACTTCCTTATAGCTGAACAGATACTTTCGCGCGTCAGTCCGTCATCATGCACACTCCTGGTCAGCTTCTACACAACACTGCTTCAGCATCGCGTGTCAGCTCTCGCCCAGCAACGCCCCATACAGCATCAACCTGCACCCAGCTCTCCAGAGCAACATTTTGTGAAAGACCTCGTCGCACATGTCGCTACGTTCTCGACTTCTCTAGCTCTTTCGCTTCCGCCAGATGCGGGAGCCGAACTTACTTCCTCCATCCTTTCCTGCTGGGAGCTGCTTTCTACATCCTCAAAACCACATGTCATCCCCATCATACTCCCGCCGATGCATCTGATCTATCATTTGTTACAGAGCTCGTCAGCAGATGTGGTGTCCCGGATTTGCGGCATCATTGGCAATTACAAGCAAGCTTTCGACGAGCACCCTAGGCCAGTCAAACACTACTACCCTAGCGAAGTGACAGATGGACTGAACTGGTGCTTGCGCGACATTTACAACTTCTTCTGGGTAGCTCGTGGGCTTGTGGTAGCAGATCAGAAATCTGTCGGCATGCATTGTGACCCAGGTCTGCGCTCTTCGCTCAACGACTATCTGAGTGGACTAGACCGCGGGTACGCTATCGGTCATGCCTTTGGGTTATCGAATAATGCGTGGCTTGCGTCGATGTCTTCTGCAGCGTGGCATGCACTTGAGGAACAGGAAATCGACCGGGAAGGATACGATCGAGGTGGCATCAGGTGGCATAAAGGTCCAGTGAGTCAGCAAAGTCTGGCGATACTGAAGAATGGTGGTGTGAACGTGGACTGGGAAGGCGCGAGTGGATATAAAGTGTTCGTACTGAACTGGCTGGCAGAAAGAGGACTGGGAGGCCTCAGAGAGTTGATGTTCGCAACTGTCACAGATCTGAGAGCAGGACAGACCGGCAGCTGA
- a CDS encoding Aldehyde dehydrogenase (NAD(+)) translates to MPGLESMRRRLSSIAKGSSEPSSTPPSHSDLDTRLLDPDFFHIEDDDRYWFARVNIAVRTAMTLLHTPSHDYMHVQRVTLSAYSFYLDEKHLPWTRDIDPRTVVVAAMVHEIGAIRYAQDHAENVRDFGPRRPDGPDTVQTIQHDLVFEFLRRLDCPPDVAGPAALMASLVSFTREMQNREKVAEYCEAYPALKFVLDADRLDGLGFVGIARLGAFGIHAEKRSETILSMVHLIDTRFVHYVGLMKTKGGKKEAEKRWAQMLEFRDGLVNQTNCSVGLRSD, encoded by the coding sequence ATGCCCGGCCTTGAATCGATGCGCCGGCGCCTCTCCAGCATCGCCAAAGGATCCTCTGAACCTTCCTCCACACCTCCCTCCCACTCAGACCTTGACACGCGTCTCCTCGACCCCGACTTCTTCCACATCGAGGACGATGACCGCTACTGGTTTGCCAGAGTAAACATCGCCGTACGCACCGCCATGACCTTACTCCATACCCCATCCCACGATTACATGCACGTTCAACGCGTCACTTTATCCGCCTACTCCTTCTATCTCGACGAGAAGCATCTGCCCTGGACACGAGATATCGACCCGCGCACCGTCGTAGTCGCAGCCATGGTGCACGAGATCGGCGCCATCAGGTACGCCCAAGACCATGCCGAGAACGTAAGAGACTTCGGTCCGCGACGCCCAGACGGTCCAGATACTGTGCAAACCATCCAGCACGATCTGGTTTTCGAATTCCTGCGCCGTCTGGACTGTCCGCCTGATGTCGCTGGTCCCGCAGCATTAATGGCAAGTCTAGTCAGCTTCACGCGGGAGATGCAGAACAGAGAAAAGGTTGCCGAGTATTGTGAAGCCTATCCGGCGCTAAAGTTTGTGCTGGATGCCGATAGACTCGATGGGCTAGGGTTTGTTGGGATTGCCAGATTGGGTGCGTTTGGCATACATGCGGAGAAGAGGAGTGAGACGATTCTCTCAATGGTACACCTCATTGATACGCGGTTCGTGCACTACGTGGGGTTGATGAAGACGAAGGGTGGCAAGAAAGAGGCCGAGAAGAGGTGGGCGCAGATGCTGGAGTTCAGGGACGGATTAGTGAACCAGACAAATTGCTCGGTGGGGCTGCGGTCTGATTGA